A section of the Pan paniscus chromosome 7, NHGRI_mPanPan1-v2.0_pri, whole genome shotgun sequence genome encodes:
- the LOC129395870 gene encoding protein FAM90A15, translated as MMARRDPKSWAKRLVRAQTLQKQRRAPVGPRAPPPDEEDPRLKCKNCGAFGHTARSTRCPMKCWKAALVPATLGEKEGKENLKPWKPQVEANPGPLNKDKGEKEERPRQQDPQRKALLHIFSGKPPEKPLPNRKGSTESSDYLRVASGPMPVHTTSKRPRLGPVLADRSATERSDRGSVLASPSPLRKASLSSSSSLGPKERQTGAAADIPQPAVRQQGPEPLLVVKPTHSSPEGGCREVPQAASKTHGLLQAIRPQAQDKRPAVTSQPCPPAATHSLGLGSNLSFGPGAKRPAQARIQACLNFPKKPRLGPFQIPESAIQGGELGAPENLQPPPAATELGPSTSPQMGRRTPAQVPSVDRQPPHSRPCLPTAQACTMSHHPAASHDGAQPLRVLFRRLENGRWSSSLLAAPSFHSPEKPGAFLAQSPHVSEKSEGPRVRVPPSVLYEDLQVSSSSEDSDSDLE; from the exons ATGATGGCACGTCGGGACCCCAAATCTTGGGCCAAGAGACTGGTGAGAGCCCAGACCCTCCAGAAGCAGCGGAGGGCCCCAGTTGGGCCAAGGGCTCCCCCGCCCGATGAAGAAGATCCCAGG CTCAAGTGCAAAAACTGCGGGGCCTTTGGCCACACCGCCAGAAGTACCAGGTGCCCCATGAAGTGCTGGAAGGCAGCCCTGGTTCCAGCGACCttgggggaaaaggaagggaaggaaaacctgaaaccatggaaGCCCCAGGTTGAAGCCAACCCGGGGCCCTTGAACAAGgataagggagagaaggaagagagaccaaG GCAACAAGACCCGCAGAGGAAGGCTCTCCTCCACATATTTTCTGGGAAACCTCCAGAGAAGCCGCTGCCGAATCGAAAAGGATCCACGGAATCTTCTGATTATCTGAGG gTTGCAAGCGGGCCAATGCCGGTCCACACAACCAGTAAGAGGCCGCGCCTGGGCCCTGTCCTCGCTGATCGCTCAGCTACCGAAAGGTCTGACAGGGGCTCCGTCTTGGCTTCGCCGTCTCCCCTCAGAAAAGCCAGTCTGAGCTCCTCCTCAAGTCTTGGAccaaaggaaagacagacagggGCTGCGGCCGACATCCCTCAGCCTGCAGTCAGGCAGCAGGGCCCCGAGCCTCTCCTCGTGGTGAAGCCGacacacagcagccctgagggtggctgccgagaagttccccaggctgcctccaaAACCCACGGCCTGCTCCAGGCCATCAGACCCCAGGCACAGGACAAACGTCCTGCGGTGACCTCACAGCCCTGCCCGCCAGCCGCCACACACAGCTTGGGCCTAGGCTCCAATCTCAGCTTCGGGCCAGGAGCCAAGAGACCTGCCCAGGCTCGGATTCAGGCTTGCCTGAACTTCCCCAAGAAACCGAGACTGGGTCCCTTCCAGATCCCCGAAAGCGCCATCCAGGGAGGTGAGCTGGGGGCCCCGGAGAATCTCCAACCTCCGCCAGCCGCAACCGAACTTGGACCAAGTACGTCGCCCCAGATGGGCAGGAGGACACCCGCCCAGGTGCCCAGCGTCGACCGGCAGCCTCCGCACAGCAGACCTTGCCTGCCTACTGCCCAGGCCTGCACCATGTCCCATCACCCAGCGGCCAGCCATGATGGggcccagcctctcagagtgctcttCCGGAGACTGGAAAACGGACGCTGGAGCTCCAGCCTCCTGGCGGCCCCCTCATTTCACTCTCCTGAGAAGCCGGGAGCCTTCCTCGCTCAGAGCCCTCATGTGTCAGAGAAGTCTGAGGGTCCCCGTGTTCGTGTCCCACCGAGCGTCCTCTATGAGGACCTTCAGgtttcctcctcctcagaggaCAGCGATTCTGACCTGGAGTGA